One genomic window of Caminibacter pacificus includes the following:
- a CDS encoding SEL1-like repeat protein has translation MKKIVLFLSILIMLNAFDFTFTQAFMEFNKGVKLEKTNPKAAQRHFKKAFELIKQLKNKDSSQVYYLLGRMYCNGWGVKKNYKLAEKYFLRALKLGNKRVHCCIARLYIREGKPELAKEHLKYALSHSEIANYCSDIDQQTLKEIK, from the coding sequence ATGAAAAAAATCGTTTTGTTTTTATCGATACTCATAATGTTAAATGCGTTTGATTTTACTTTTACTCAAGCATTTATGGAGTTCAACAAAGGAGTAAAACTCGAAAAAACCAATCCTAAAGCGGCTCAAAGACATTTTAAAAAAGCTTTTGAACTAATTAAACAATTAAAAAACAAAGACTCTTCTCAAGTTTATTATTTACTCGGAAGAATGTATTGTAACGGATGGGGAGTCAAAAAAAATTACAAATTAGCAGAAAAATATTTTTTACGTGCTTTAAAACTCGGAAATAAAAGAGTTCATTGTTGTATTGCAAGACTTTATATTAGAGAAGGAAAGCCCGAACTTGCAAAAGAGCATCTAAAATATGCTCTTTCTCATAGTGAAATAGCAAACTATTGTAGTGATATAGACCAACAAACACTTAAGGAGATAAAATGA
- the mqnE gene encoding aminofutalosine synthase MqnE — protein MQRVDFDKFTIEDGLKLYEKDLFTIGKIANEIREKYHGRKTFFNINRHINPSNICKDVCKFCAFSAHRKNPNPYTLSIEECVEIAKEAHKKGAKEVHVVSAHNPEVGYDYYMNIVKEIKKELPDIHVKAFTAAEINFFSELSGKSYDEVLDDMIEAGVDSMPGGGAEIFDEEVRNRICKGKVSSENWLKIHELWHKRGKKSNATMLFGHIENRAHRIDHMLRLRRLQEKTGGFNAFIPLVYQTKNNYLNVREFLTGVEILKTVAISRIILDNIPHIKAYWPTFTLNLALVAQEYGADDIDGTIQKESIQSSAGAASKNGLDMEELIFQIKDAGFIPVERDSLYNELKVYK, from the coding sequence ATGCAAAGAGTCGATTTTGATAAATTTACAATTGAAGATGGTCTTAAGCTTTATGAAAAAGATCTTTTTACTATAGGAAAAATAGCAAACGAAATAAGAGAAAAATATCACGGAAGAAAAACTTTTTTTAATATCAACCGTCATATAAATCCTTCTAATATCTGCAAAGACGTATGTAAATTTTGTGCTTTTTCGGCGCATAGAAAAAATCCGAATCCTTATACCCTTTCGATTGAAGAGTGTGTGGAGATTGCAAAAGAAGCGCATAAAAAAGGCGCTAAAGAAGTTCATGTAGTATCTGCTCATAATCCGGAAGTGGGGTATGATTATTATATGAATATCGTAAAAGAGATAAAAAAAGAGCTTCCCGATATTCATGTAAAGGCATTTACTGCGGCCGAGATAAATTTTTTTAGCGAGCTTAGCGGTAAAAGTTATGATGAGGTGCTTGATGATATGATTGAAGCCGGTGTGGATTCTATGCCGGGTGGTGGAGCTGAAATATTTGATGAAGAAGTTAGAAATAGAATTTGCAAAGGTAAAGTAAGTAGTGAAAATTGGTTGAAAATCCATGAGCTTTGGCATAAAAGAGGCAAAAAGAGTAACGCCACAATGCTTTTTGGACATATAGAAAATAGAGCACATAGAATCGACCATATGCTTAGATTAAGACGTCTTCAGGAAAAAACGGGAGGTTTTAATGCCTTTATTCCTCTTGTATATCAAACTAAAAACAATTATCTAAACGTTAGAGAGTTTTTAACAGGTGTGGAAATATTAAAAACAGTAGCGATTAGCAGGATTATTTTGGATAATATCCCGCATATTAAGGCTTATTGGCCGACTTTTACTCTTAATCTTGCACTTGTCGCTCAAGAATACGGTGCTGATGATATCGACGGAACTATACAAAAAGAATCAATACAATCATCTGCAGGTGCCGCTTCTAAAAACGGGCTTGATATGGAAGAGTTGATTTTTCAGATTAAAGATGCCGGATTTATACCGGTTGAGAGAGATAGTTTGTATAACGAATTGAAAGTGTATAAATAG
- a CDS encoding ATP-binding protein — MKGSLLRLISLAIFVPTLILMLISGYFLYQNFTKYQKVQESIKYLQLAERLEKMLVYLGQERGVSSIYSVSKGQYPNSKKLIKQKRMLFSQSIEEMKKFINENPDFYNIVQPILNMTNRLPIVRKKIDSFKENYIKKYFFNYYTVLEKLILDTQAKIFKHFPEEIKKTYEIKFPFEKIIAYSGIVRGVGSYYITADIPMSEDIYKKVFLNYYHSKNILPIKLLSEKDQAMYNSKNFKKTEKDIQTIIFYLQQANNEYYLTDNFNGYPIDSIDYFNLFTKRINYFQKTIADLNTLVNQQLNQITTNATKNLIINLAIFLLGVLIFIIGLYIQKLIKAHIQELSELLTSLSPITGETTKIDVGSAQGLHKAVETVENAIKITQESIKKAEEATKAKSLFLANMSHEIRTPLNGILGFLEMLRTTSLSPEQEDYVNTIEQSAKNLLQIVNNILDVSKIESNKVTLEEIDFKAIDEFENTLELFSTPCAQKNIQYVAEISPNIPKTLKGDILKIKEILQNLISNAVKFTHPEGLISVKIKLQDIVNDKAKIYFEVKDSGIGLSEEQKEKIFEAFAQADESVTRKYGGTGLGLTIVKNYIEMMGGKIDVESEINKGSKFFFTLELPIVDKDPRYKRNTFSNLTFAILNTYKDTLRKDYSLEYLNYFGAAKIGFNNAPELRKIMDNEKINGIIVFVEESDKEEIEKLINIGLPIITISSYSQKEFINTIKPQFDVYDPNVPSKTFKFLRDVAEEKFVKTTKTTTKATEKPLYKLRALIAEDNPINLKLLQTTLKSMGIQTDTAENGLIAFNKYSMNPEKYDVIFMDVQMPVMDGVEATQEILEFEKEEGIPHTPIIAVTANVLKGDRERFLGAGMDDYISKPIEKKELQRVLEKIQQHNYSFESPENEQTVETQEEIEEIKVEPTVNLQTTAPTKEKIIVATESPFLASYFKNVLDFDFETASNVKQLTTKLDPNAKNILLIEEDFNNADLNNLLKIVKAEVPNVKIIIIGETENEFADDIISDLNPENIKSTIKRLSNAE, encoded by the coding sequence ATGAAAGGTTCATTACTAAGGCTAATTAGCCTTGCCATTTTCGTACCGACATTAATTCTGATGCTTATTAGTGGGTACTTTTTGTATCAAAACTTCACTAAGTATCAAAAAGTTCAAGAATCGATTAAATATTTGCAATTAGCTGAAAGATTAGAAAAAATGCTCGTTTACTTAGGACAAGAGAGGGGTGTTAGTTCTATTTATTCCGTATCAAAAGGACAATATCCTAATTCTAAAAAATTAATTAAACAAAAAAGAATGCTTTTCTCTCAATCAATTGAAGAGATGAAAAAATTTATTAATGAAAATCCTGATTTTTATAATATCGTTCAACCTATTTTGAATATGACAAACAGATTACCAATTGTTAGAAAAAAAATAGATTCTTTTAAAGAAAACTATATTAAAAAATATTTCTTTAATTATTATACGGTACTTGAAAAATTAATTCTTGATACGCAAGCTAAAATTTTTAAACACTTCCCTGAAGAAATTAAAAAAACTTATGAAATCAAATTCCCGTTTGAAAAAATTATTGCATATTCCGGTATTGTAAGGGGTGTAGGTTCATACTACATTACCGCCGATATTCCGATGTCGGAAGATATTTATAAAAAAGTATTTTTAAATTATTATCATTCAAAAAATATATTGCCTATTAAGCTTTTAAGCGAAAAAGACCAGGCAATGTATAACTCTAAAAATTTCAAAAAGACTGAAAAAGATATTCAAACAATTATTTTCTATTTACAACAAGCAAATAACGAATATTATTTAACAGATAACTTTAACGGTTATCCGATAGACTCTATAGACTACTTTAACTTATTTACAAAAAGAATTAACTATTTCCAAAAAACTATTGCCGACTTGAATACATTAGTAAACCAACAACTTAATCAAATTACAACAAACGCAACTAAAAACTTGATTATAAACCTTGCTATTTTCTTACTTGGCGTATTGATTTTTATCATTGGTCTTTATATTCAAAAACTTATCAAAGCTCACATTCAAGAACTTTCAGAACTACTTACTTCATTATCGCCTATCACAGGTGAAACTACAAAAATCGACGTCGGTTCCGCCCAAGGTCTTCACAAAGCGGTCGAAACGGTTGAAAATGCAATCAAAATTACGCAAGAATCGATTAAAAAAGCCGAAGAAGCGACAAAAGCGAAATCCCTATTCCTTGCAAATATGTCACACGAAATCAGAACACCTCTTAACGGAATTTTAGGTTTCCTTGAAATGTTAAGAACTACTTCTTTAAGTCCAGAACAAGAAGATTACGTAAACACAATCGAACAAAGTGCGAAAAACCTACTTCAAATCGTTAATAATATTCTTGACGTTTCAAAAATCGAAAGTAACAAAGTTACTCTTGAAGAAATCGATTTTAAAGCTATCGACGAATTTGAAAACACACTTGAGCTTTTCTCAACTCCTTGTGCACAAAAAAATATTCAATATGTCGCAGAAATATCACCTAATATTCCTAAAACTTTAAAAGGCGACATTTTAAAAATAAAAGAAATATTACAAAACTTAATTAGTAACGCGGTTAAATTTACACATCCGGAAGGATTAATTAGTGTAAAAATTAAACTTCAAGATATTGTAAACGATAAAGCGAAAATCTATTTCGAAGTAAAAGACAGCGGTATAGGACTAAGTGAAGAACAAAAAGAAAAAATATTCGAAGCATTTGCTCAAGCAGACGAATCCGTTACAAGAAAATACGGCGGTACGGGTCTTGGACTTACAATCGTAAAAAATTATATTGAAATGATGGGTGGAAAAATCGATGTTGAGAGTGAAATAAATAAAGGAAGTAAATTCTTCTTTACTTTAGAGTTACCTATAGTAGATAAAGACCCTAGATACAAAAGAAATACATTTAGCAATCTTACTTTCGCTATTTTAAATACATATAAAGACACACTAAGAAAAGATTATTCACTCGAATATCTAAATTACTTCGGTGCCGCTAAAATCGGATTTAATAATGCACCAGAACTTAGAAAAATCATGGATAACGAAAAAATAAACGGTATTATCGTTTTCGTAGAAGAATCTGATAAAGAAGAAATTGAAAAATTAATAAATATCGGTTTACCTATAATTACTATTTCTTCATATTCGCAAAAAGAATTTATCAACACTATTAAACCTCAATTTGACGTTTACGATCCGAACGTACCTTCAAAAACATTCAAATTCCTAAGAGACGTCGCGGAAGAAAAATTTGTTAAAACAACTAAAACAACAACAAAAGCGACAGAAAAACCTCTATATAAATTAAGAGCTTTAATCGCAGAAGATAACCCTATTAACTTAAAATTACTACAAACAACTCTAAAATCAATGGGTATACAAACTGATACGGCTGAAAACGGACTTATTGCGTTTAATAAATACTCAATGAATCCTGAAAAATATGACGTTATTTTCATGGACGTCCAAATGCCTGTAATGGACGGAGTTGAAGCCACTCAAGAAATTTTGGAATTTGAAAAAGAAGAAGGAATCCCTCACACTCCTATTATCGCAGTAACAGCTAACGTGTTAAAAGGTGATAGAGAAAGATTCCTAGGTGCCGGAATGGACGATTACATTTCAAAACCTATTGAGAAAAAAGAACTTCAAAGAGTACTTGAAAAAATCCAACAACATAACTATTCGTTCGAATCACCTGAAAACGAACAAACGGTAGAAACTCAAGAAGAAATTGAAGAAATTAAAGTTGAACCAACAGTTAATCTTCAAACTACAGCACCGACAAAAGAAAAAATTATCGTAGCAACGGAAAGTCCGTTTTTAGCAAGTTATTTTAAAAACGTACTAGATTTTGACTTTGAAACTGCTTCAAACGTTAAACAATTAACGACAAAATTAGACCCTAATGCTAAAAATATTCTTTTAATTGAAGAAGATTTTAACAATGCCGATTTAAACAATCTATTAAAAATCGTAAAAGCGGAAGTTCCTAATGTTAAAATAATTATCATCGGAGAGACTGAAAATGAGTTTGCAGATGATATAATTTCGGACTTAAATCCAGAAAATATTAAATCAACTATAAAAAGGTTAAGCAATGCAGAATAA
- a CDS encoding PAS domain-containing protein encodes MKIIDQEVKFDDVGISNRPVISKTDLKGNITFVNSAFCKLSGYSKEELINKPHNILRHPDMPKTIFKELWDTIEKNQHYRGFIKNLRKDGRYYWVEVFIEPIYDENGKKIGYISMNKSVSDEDKKKYSQIYKELKEKETS; translated from the coding sequence ATGAAAATAATCGACCAAGAAGTAAAATTTGACGATGTTGGTATTTCGAATCGTCCCGTAATTTCAAAAACCGATTTAAAAGGTAATATAACTTTTGTAAATTCGGCATTTTGCAAACTCTCTGGCTACTCAAAAGAGGAGCTAATCAATAAACCCCACAATATTCTCAGGCACCCTGACATGCCAAAAACAATTTTCAAAGAATTATGGGATACGATAGAGAAAAATCAACATTACAGAGGTTTTATAAAAAATCTCAGAAAAGACGGTAGATACTATTGGGTGGAAGTATTTATAGAGCCGATTTACGATGAAAACGGCAAAAAAATCGGCTATATAAGTATGAACAAATCGGTATCGGATGAAGACAAAAAGAAATATTCTCAAATTTATAAAGAATTAAAAGAGAAGGAAACATCATGA
- the rplI gene encoding 50S ribosomal protein L9 — protein MKVILLSDVKGLGKAGDIKEVKDGYARNFLLPRKLAVLATPEAIKEFEAKKAEEEAKLKAEIDKINAIKEKLESTKVIIKHRLGANGQLIGAVTNKEIAEKLKELGFEIEKKQVEHTSIKAPGEYEVDIKFPHGIHAKLPVVVEGE, from the coding sequence ATGAAAGTAATACTTTTAAGCGACGTTAAAGGCTTAGGAAAAGCAGGAGACATTAAAGAAGTTAAAGACGGATATGCAAGAAATTTTCTTTTACCAAGAAAATTAGCTGTACTTGCAACTCCTGAAGCAATTAAAGAGTTCGAAGCTAAAAAAGCTGAAGAAGAAGCGAAATTAAAAGCCGAAATTGACAAAATTAATGCAATTAAAGAAAAACTTGAAAGTACGAAAGTAATTATCAAACACAGACTCGGTGCAAACGGGCAACTTATAGGTGCCGTAACAAATAAAGAAATTGCTGAAAAACTTAAAGAATTAGGTTTTGAAATCGAGAAAAAACAAGTTGAACATACATCTATTAAAGCACCTGGTGAATACGAAGTGGATATTAAATTCCCTCACGGAATTCATGCAAAACTTCCTGTGGTAGTTGAAGGCGAATAA
- the hslV gene encoding ATP-dependent protease subunit HslV produces MSNIHLEATTILGYKKDGVAVIGGDGQVTFGHAVLKGNAKKVRTLYNGKVLAGFAGSTADAFILFDMFENHLQNRKGDLLKAVIDFAKEWRKDKYLRRLEAMMIVLNTKHIFILSGNGDVVEPEDGKLAAIGSGGNFAISAARALDRHANLDPEKLVRESLQIAGELCIYTNTNITILKLEEDK; encoded by the coding sequence ATGAGTAATATTCATTTGGAAGCCACCACGATACTCGGATATAAAAAAGACGGCGTTGCCGTTATCGGAGGAGACGGACAGGTAACTTTCGGTCATGCGGTTTTAAAAGGCAACGCGAAAAAAGTCAGAACTCTTTATAATGGAAAAGTTTTGGCTGGATTTGCCGGAAGTACGGCCGATGCTTTTATACTTTTCGATATGTTTGAAAACCACCTTCAAAACAGAAAAGGAGACCTTTTAAAAGCGGTAATCGATTTTGCGAAAGAGTGGAGAAAAGATAAATATTTAAGACGTCTTGAAGCTATGATGATCGTACTTAACACAAAACATATTTTTATATTATCCGGAAACGGGGATGTAGTGGAACCGGAAGACGGAAAACTTGCGGCAATAGGTAGCGGTGGGAATTTTGCAATTTCTGCGGCTCGCGCTCTTGATAGACATGCTAACCTTGATCCTGAAAAGCTTGTAAGAGAATCACTTCAAATTGCGGGTGAATTATGTATATACACAAATACCAATATTACTATTTTAAAATTAGAGGAGGATAAATAG
- a CDS encoding Hpt domain-containing protein, with protein sequence MILVMQNNQIVGIDKSLLNFLNIDLHNLSETINKIELEIAALQNKQISINNKNIKVIKVDLITLEDLSLYEIIPSNEAEVEKTSEEPLIQTSEELETIKPIEIETPQINLDEYVPITPDLQKEEIPIIEEIDQNQETSPKIELEEELFNIKPDIKPQEETISELESIVSQTKETIPVPESSEILPPKEEIQEPVTISISFEDELSEVQEILNLPKEEAKKLIEEEVKQAAKELGIDENMTKELLVDLYKQIENEKENFQKALNEKNYEELHKVAHKLKGAALNLRLSKLAYILKVIDEKSKQKAAIDTLKELVNKFYEFFDKINDRPKVNISPEIREIIMKTVQDYLETQNEKKFKKDKKYIEKLLNQKIDSIDDLKNILKG encoded by the coding sequence ATGATTTTGGTAATGCAAAATAATCAAATTGTCGGTATCGACAAATCTTTATTAAACTTTCTGAATATCGACTTACACAACCTTTCCGAAACAATTAATAAAATTGAGCTAGAAATAGCAGCTTTACAAAATAAACAAATTTCAATAAACAATAAAAATATAAAAGTAATAAAAGTGGACTTGATTACACTTGAGGATTTATCATTATACGAGATAATCCCATCAAATGAAGCTGAAGTAGAAAAAACTTCTGAAGAACCTCTTATTCAGACTTCTGAAGAATTAGAAACAATCAAACCTATAGAAATAGAAACCCCTCAAATAAATTTAGACGAATACGTACCTATTACACCTGATTTACAAAAAGAAGAAATACCGATTATTGAAGAAATAGACCAAAATCAAGAAACTTCTCCAAAAATTGAACTTGAAGAAGAATTATTCAACATTAAACCTGATATTAAACCGCAAGAAGAAACAATTTCCGAACTTGAAAGTATTGTTTCTCAAACAAAAGAAACGATTCCGGTACCAGAATCTTCTGAAATATTACCACCAAAAGAAGAAATTCAAGAACCCGTAACTATCTCTATTTCTTTTGAAGACGAACTTTCAGAAGTTCAAGAAATCTTAAACCTACCTAAAGAAGAGGCTAAAAAATTAATAGAAGAAGAAGTTAAACAAGCAGCCAAAGAACTCGGAATAGATGAAAATATGACAAAAGAGCTTTTAGTAGATTTATATAAACAAATTGAAAACGAAAAAGAAAATTTCCAAAAAGCTCTAAACGAGAAAAATTATGAAGAATTACATAAAGTCGCACACAAACTAAAAGGTGCCGCTTTAAATCTAAGACTTTCAAAACTCGCTTATATTTTAAAAGTAATAGACGAAAAATCAAAACAAAAAGCGGCAATTGATACGTTAAAAGAATTAGTTAATAAATTTTACGAATTTTTTGACAAAATCAACGATAGACCAAAAGTTAATATTTCTCCGGAGATAAGAGAAATTATTATGAAAACGGTTCAAGATTATTTAGAAACACAAAATGAAAAAAAATTCAAAAAAGACAAAAAATACATTGAAAAATTACTCAATCAAAAAATTGACTCTATTGATGATTTAAAAAACATCTTAAAAGGTTAA
- a CDS encoding response regulator, which yields MQNKKILIVDDDAINRKLLSVTLKKIGYEVIEAENGVEALSKITPEVSLVLLDLKMPVMDGIQFMQALKNEKPECVNIPIIVLTTDDEKKEDARLAGAQEVLIKPISPIELPDKIASYIK from the coding sequence ATGCAGAATAAGAAAATATTAATAGTTGATGATGACGCTATTAATCGTAAACTTTTAAGCGTAACGCTTAAAAAAATCGGTTACGAAGTAATAGAAGCGGAAAACGGAGTGGAAGCTTTATCTAAAATCACTCCGGAAGTTTCTTTGGTACTTCTTGATTTAAAAATGCCGGTAATGGACGGAATTCAATTTATGCAAGCTCTAAAAAACGAAAAACCTGAGTGTGTAAATATTCCTATTATTGTATTAACAACTGATGATGAAAAAAAAGAAGACGCAAGACTGGCAGGAGCTCAAGAAGTACTAATAAAACCTATCAGTCCTATAGAACTTCCCGATAAAATAGCAAGCTATATTAAATAA
- the hslU gene encoding HslU--HslV peptidase ATPase subunit codes for MEMTPKEIVKYLDEYVVGQKDAKKTIAIALRNRYRRMQLPKEWQDDILPKNILMIGPTGVGKTEIARRMAKMMKVPFVKVEASKYTEVGFVGRDVESMIRDLVNNSMNLVRAELEEASKEKIEENVIDEITRKLLPPLPKNAPEEKQQEYKIAFERMKEKVKSGAMDNAKIEIEIDEDMDMGDDLPPEMVKAQESIVKIIGIFNKSSKKKEVTVKEAKELLRKQAAEKVINKDELKKEALKRAENGIIFIDEIDKIAATGNTRQDPSKEGVQRDLLPIVEGSTVNTKYGYVNTDHILFIAAGAFHVSKPSDLIPELQGRFPLRVELQSLDEEALYQILTRPKHSLIKQYQKLLEVEGVELVFDEEALREIAKYAYLANEKTEDIGARRLHTVVEKVLEDINFNADEYKGQTFKITKDYVQERLEDIVENEEIAKYIL; via the coding sequence ATGGAAATGACTCCAAAAGAGATTGTAAAGTATCTTGACGAATATGTCGTAGGCCAAAAAGACGCGAAAAAAACAATAGCCATCGCTCTTAGAAACAGATATAGAAGAATGCAACTTCCAAAAGAGTGGCAAGATGATATTTTGCCAAAAAATATATTAATGATAGGTCCGACAGGGGTTGGTAAAACGGAAATTGCCAGAAGAATGGCGAAAATGATGAAAGTACCGTTTGTAAAAGTGGAAGCAAGTAAATATACGGAAGTCGGATTTGTCGGACGTGATGTCGAAAGTATGATTAGAGACCTTGTAAATAACTCAATGAATTTAGTAAGAGCCGAACTTGAAGAAGCAAGTAAAGAAAAGATAGAAGAAAACGTTATTGACGAAATTACAAGAAAACTTCTACCGCCACTTCCAAAAAACGCTCCTGAAGAAAAACAGCAAGAATATAAAATCGCTTTTGAGAGAATGAAAGAAAAAGTAAAATCGGGAGCTATGGATAACGCTAAAATCGAAATAGAAATTGACGAAGATATGGATATGGGCGATGATTTGCCTCCTGAAATGGTAAAAGCTCAAGAAAGTATCGTAAAAATTATCGGAATTTTTAATAAAAGCAGCAAGAAAAAAGAAGTTACCGTTAAAGAAGCAAAAGAGCTTTTAAGAAAGCAGGCCGCTGAAAAGGTTATTAATAAAGACGAACTTAAAAAAGAGGCTCTAAAAAGAGCGGAAAACGGAATTATCTTTATAGATGAAATCGATAAAATCGCAGCAACGGGAAATACTCGCCAAGACCCGAGCAAAGAGGGTGTTCAAAGAGACTTGCTTCCGATAGTGGAAGGTTCTACCGTTAATACTAAATACGGATATGTAAATACAGACCATATTTTATTTATTGCAGCGGGTGCTTTTCACGTAAGTAAGCCGAGCGATTTGATTCCGGAACTTCAAGGTAGATTCCCTTTAAGAGTGGAACTTCAAAGTCTTGATGAAGAAGCGCTATATCAAATATTAACTCGCCCTAAACATTCATTAATTAAACAATATCAAAAGCTTCTTGAGGTTGAAGGAGTCGAGCTTGTATTTGATGAAGAGGCGTTAAGAGAGATAGCGAAATATGCTTATCTTGCAAACGAAAAAACGGAAGATATAGGAGCAAGACGTCTTCATACCGTTGTGGAAAAAGTGCTTGAAGATATTAACTTTAATGCTGATGAGTATAAAGGACAAACGTTTAAAATAACAAAAGATTACGTTCAAGAGAGACTTGAAGACATCGTAGAAAACGAAGAAATAGCGAAATATATTTTATAA